The Treponema phagedenis DNA segment ATTGTTTTTACTTGCGATAGACCTATTAAAGAACTTAAGAATTTTTCAGAGCGTTTAAAATCACGATGTACACGCGGTTTGAATGTAGACTTAACTATGCCATCTTTTGAAACTCGTTGCGCAATCTTAATAAAAAAACTTGAAATTTACAATAAATCAAATCCCGATAAAAATATCAAAATTTCAGATGAAATTATTCACCTTATTGCACAAAATGTTTTTTCAAATGTAAGAGATTTGGAAGGCTGTTTAACAAAAATTATTGCATTCACTGAAATTTCAGGAGAGGTAACTATAGATATTATACCAGATTTACTAAAAGACTTTTTTTATCTTCCCAAACCAAAAAACGTCAGCGTGGATATAATTTTGAGAGTTGTTGCGGAAGATTTTAATATCTCATATGTGGATTTAAAAAGCAAAAAAAGAACTAAAACTATTGCTTATCCGCGACAAATAGCTATGTATCTTGCGCGGCAAATGACGGAATTATCAACAACGGAGCTCGGTATTGAATTCGGCGGAAGAGATCATACAACAATTATTCACGGAGTAGAAAAAATCGAAAATGAGATTTTGATCAATCCGTCGTTACAAGCAAATTTAAACTCTCTCAAAAATACCATTTCCGAATTATCAAAAAAATAGGATAAACTCTGTATTTCTTTTGTAAAATATGTTAATATATCGTTAATATTTGTGGATAAGTTTTAAATTTTATATAAGCTTGTGAATTTGTGGATAAACCAAACAAATTATCCACAAGCTTATATACAAGCTAAGTTAATGAAATACAATACTTTAGTTTTGTTCTTAAGAAATTCACAGGACTTACTATTACTATTACTAAATTTATATATTATACATTAATATTAAGAAGAGAAAATCGAGGAGAAAAAAATGAAATTTACCTTTGATAAAGATGTATTCTTGAAAGAATTAGCCATTGCACAAGAGATTATCTCAAACAAAACAGCCATATCTATTCTTTCAAATGTTTTACTTACAGCCAAAGAAGGAAGCTTAATACTTAAAGCAACCGACATTAAAGTAAATTTTGAAACAAAAATTCCTGTAGACATACAGGAAGAAGGCTCTACTACTGTTTTTTGTGATAAATTTGTCAGTGTTATTTCTTCTCTTCCTCAGGGAGAAATTGAAATCACCGAAAAAGATCAAAAACTGATTATAACATCAGTAGCAAAAAAAGCGAAATTTCAACTTCGAACAATTTCAGACAATGACTTCCCGGTATTCTCTGAACCAGATAATATTCAATTTTTTGAAATCAATACAAAAGATTTTAAAGAGATGATAGAACAAACCGTTTTTTCAGTTTCAGATGATGAAACTCGTTATTTTATGAACGGTGTCTATATGGAGAAAAAAAATGAAAACCTTATCTTTGTCGCAACAGACGGACGAAGACTTGCATATATCGAAAAAAACTTTGGCATTACTATTCCCGACTTTAAAGGAATTATTATCCCTCCAAAAATTCTCTCTATTATAAACAGAAGAACTCAAAACGAAGGTTCAATAGCTATTGGCGTAGGAGAAAAAAACATATTCTTCAATTTCGGATCATATAAATTCTCTTCCGTCCTTATAGACGGACAATTTCCAAATTATGATAAAGTTATACCTGAAAATCAAGATAAATCTTTTGAAATTGAAAAGTCGGAATTAACCGATGCTTTAAAACGCGTTGCTTTATTAGTTGAACAAAAAACAAGAAGAATTTTCTTTAATCTTAATTCCGGCTCTCTTATTATCAGTTCTGAAGAAAATGAGTTAGGGCAAGCAAAAGAAGAAATTCCCTGTCAATATGAGGGAGATGAAATAGTAATGGCTTTAAATTATTTATATGTTGAAGAGCCTTTAAAAGTGATAAATTCTGACCGCATAAAAATAGAATTTACTGATCCTATGCGTGCTATCACTCTGCGTGCAGAACCTAATAAAGATTTTTTTCATATTATAATGCCAATGCAAATAGAGTAGGATATGCCCTTTCTTACAATCTCTCTTGTAAATTTTCGCAACTTATCAAATAAACCGATAGATTTATCAGCTCCGGAAGTTTTTTTAATAGGAAAAAACGGGCAAGGAAAAACCAATCTACTTGAAAGCTTGTACATTGCTTCTTACGGCAATTCTTTTAGAACGCGCACAGATTCTGAAATTTATACTACCGGCACAAATGAATACAGCATTCGAGCAATGTATAAAGCGGAAAAAACCGATTCAATTTCCATTATTTCAAAAAACGGAAAAAAACAAATAGAAAAAAATTTAAAAAAAATACGATCTCGTAAAGACTTGGTAAACGCCATTCCTTGTGTACTTTTTTTTCATAACGATTTAGATTTTGTGGTCGGCTCTCCCGAAAGGCGAAGGTTTTTTATAGACCAATCTCTTTCAATGTATAATCCGTTTTATCTTGATCTTTTACAAAAATACACTGTTCTATTAAAAACAAAAAATAAAGAAATTAAAGAGCAAAAAAGAGTTTTATTAGACAGCCTTGATGTGCAAATTGCCTCTGTTGGCTTTGAAATTATCAGCTACCGAAAAAAAACAATCGATGAGTTTAATACCATTTTTTCGGATATTTATGAAAAGGTCAGCGGCATTGATAATGTAAGAATTGAGTATAAACCTTCGTGGAAACATTCATCAGCTGAAGAAGTTATGGCACATCTTGCGGCAAGAAGGGAAAAAGATATTCTTTTAGGAACCTGCATGTCGGGGCCGCATCGTGATAAAATTCACTTTGTACGAAATAACGAACTTTTTATTTCTACCGCATCAACGGGACAGCTTCGTTTAATTTCTCTTGTATTAAGAACCGCACAAGCATTGTTTTTTACAAAGATTACCGGAAAACTGCCTATTTTACTGATGGATGATGTACTTCTTGAGCTTGATCCTGATAAAAGAAAATCATTTACCGATCTTTTACCAAAATATGATCAGCTTTTTTGTACATTTTTACCAGGCGAACCGTATAAAAAATATGCAAAAGAAAAAACCTTAATTTATTTTGTTTCAAACGGAGAATTTCATGCAGAATAAAATAAAAAAAATTGCTGATTTGATCATTCCCGCTACAAAACAAATAGAGTGTTTTTATGAATCCGATGCTTTACAGGCATATAATGCATGGGTTGAAATTGTAGGAGAAAATATTGCATCTCACAGTGAGCTCACTGATATAAAAAACGGACAAGCAATAATTACTGTAGACCATTCCGGCTGGAGTCAACAAATTCTTTTAAAAAAAGAAAAAATTCTTGAGATATTTACAAAAAAATATCCTCAGTTAAACATCACCGGACTCAGTATTTTTGTAAAATCAGAAATTAAAGATGAATATAAAAAAGAAAGAAAATTTTATAAACCTTCCGCTAAAGAAATAAAAGAATTTGAAAATGATGAAATAAAAAAAGATCTGCCTCCAGAACTTAAAAAGAAGTTTAAAAGTTTAAAAAAAGCAATACAGAAAAGTTATAAAAAAGAATAGTTTATTTTTCAGTCAATAACACCATATTTTCACGAAAGAAGCAAGATTTTTTAATAAAACAAAGCTTAAAAAATTTTATAAAGAAAGAGCCCGACACGGCACAAGGGCGAAGTTTTGAAAATTTACTTTAACTTCGCCTACGAGTTTTACCTGTTTACAACAACGGATCAGGTAAAACATCGTTTTGAATTTAGCAACGGTGAGTAATTTACCATAGCAATGTTGAATCCAGTATTTTTGATGTCAATAACCAGTGAATATTTCACCCCTAAAGGGGGTTAATTTTGCAATGAAAATTGCACCCCTTAACACATCGAGTTATCCTGCTTTTGCATCTTTAAGTAAGAATTCATAAATCAAGTCAATAACTACTTGAGGCAGGTCTCCGGTTCGTCCAACCGTATCGGTTCGGTATATATCATCGAGCGGTACAATCGGATAGAATTCATCATGTATTAAAGCGCGTATACCATGTTTTTGTGAAATCAATACATTTACCGTTGTGCCTGCGCCGAATTTATTCTGCTCAATTTTAAACAAATGGTTTTTGATTGAGATGGTAGAACCGCTTGAAAGCTTGCGCGTAATAACCGATGACAACAGTTTATCAAGATCGAGTGTTTTTGGCGTCGGTACAAACATTGAATATGAATCGCAGGCCGAAACACCAAACTGTTTGTTGAAAATACCGATATACTCTTTTAAGAATTGATTCGCTTGCTCTATGGTTGTAATTCCGCGTCGTGCAAATTCAACAGGGAGTCGGCTTTGTAAAGTTTGCCATAATCGCTCAACACGTCCTTTTGCTTGTGATGAATGAGCCGGGAACATATCGATTCCTAAGTACTTGATAATTTTGCCGAATTGTGTTACTTGTTCCTCGGTTCCTTGTAATTGCTCCTCAATGGATAACTGTTTTTTTGCATTAACAAAAAAAACGCTACACTTATCCGGATAAAGAGCGGCAGGGAGTCCATAATTTTCGAGTGTCTGCCGCAGAACTTCTAAATATCCGAGCAGGCACTCGTTTTTGCATAAATAAAGACCGGTAATCATTCCGCGCGCATCATCAATAAAAGCATGTAATGCGGATTTTTCTTTCCCGCCGAACCAAGGAAACGGGGTTGCGTCCACTTGCAACAGCTCTCCGAAGCAAGCTCTTCTCTCGCGCGTTTTATGCACCTTCTTTCGTGTTCGTCTTTTCTTTGGTGAACAAATTCCATGTGATAACAGAATACGGCGCAGAGTCGAATATGACAGCTGCAATTGATATTCTTCAGTTACTATTTCATGAAAATGCAAAAAATTGCTTTTTGACAATGCGGGATCGCTTCGCAGCGCAAGTAATCGCTGCTCAATTTCTTTCGAGGTCTTCTTTGCAGAGGGACGCTGACTGTTGCCATGCAGCATTGCTGCTAAACCCTTTTCTTTGAACGCCTTTTTTAATTGCTGTACGCGTCTTCGTGAAAGGTTTAATCGAAGCGCAGCTTGTTGTACCGTACATCTCCCCTCTAAGCAGTTGGCGATAACATGTCCTCGTGTAATTTGATCAATGCTCATAAATAATTTCATTCCTCCAGTGTAATGTAATAAGTCAATAATTTCACCTCGGTAAAATATAGGGGCGAAATATTCATTGAAAACTTATAGGGGTGAAATTATCACAGATTAAAGACAACCAGTATTTTTGATTGACAGATGAAAAATCGTCCTTTATAATTCTTATAATGCGTCAACGCATTAAACATTACCTTTTTAGGAGGCGTTTTATGAATCCATTGGATTTATCTCAGTATCCGGCAGAGCCGTTTAAAATTAAGGCGGTTGAGCCGGTCGCGGTAATTTCAAAAGAAATGCGCGAAAAAGCTATGGCTGAAGCCGGTTATAATACGTTTAACCTGCGTTCTGAAGATTGTTATATAGACCTTCTGACTGATTCGGGAACAAATGCAATGAGCGATCAACAGTGGGCCGGAATAATGATCGGTGATGAGGCGTATGCGGGATCGCGTAACTGGCTGTATTTGGAATCTACGATCAAAGAGTTAATGGGTTTTGCTCATGTGGTTCCCACTCATCAGGGGCGAGGCGCTGAAAATATTCTTTCAACAATAGCTATTAAACCCGGTCAGTATGTTGCAGGAAATATGTACTTTACCACAACTCGTTATCATCAGGAAAGAAACGGCGGAATTTTCGTAGATATTATCAGAGACGAAGCTCATGATGCAGGTTTAAATGTACCTTTTAAAGGAAATATTGACCTCAAAAAATTAGAGAATCTTATTAAAGAAAAAGGTGCGGAAAATATTGCATATATTTGTCTTGCCGTTACGGTAAACCTTGCCGGCGGGCAACCTGTGTCGATGGAAAATATGCGAGCGGTACGCGAAATTACTAAAAAACACGGCGTAAAAGTATTTTATGATGCAACTCGTTGTGTAGAAAATGCGTACTTTATCAAAGAACAGGAAGAAGGCTATCAGAATAAATCAATTAAAGAAATCGTGCACGAAATGTTTAGCTATTCCGACGGCGCAACTATGTCCGGTAAAAAGGATTGTATTACCAATATTGGCGGATTTTTGGCATTAAATGATGATGAGCTTTTTGGTAAAGCAAAAGAAATTGTCGTTGTTTTTGAAGGTATGCCTTCGTACGGCGGAATGACCGGACGGGATATGCAGGCAATGGCAGTCGGTTTACGAGAATCGGTACAGGATGAGTATATTGAGTATCGAGTAAAGCAGGTTCGTTATCTTGGTAATCTTTTGCTCGCTGAAAAAATCCCGATTATTGAGCCGATCGGCGGACATGCGGTTTTCCTTGATGCACGGCGGTTCTGCCCGCACTTAAAGCAAGAACAATTCCCCGCGCAATCTTTGGCCGCTTCTTTGTACATGGATTCGGGTGTTCGTTCGATGGAGCGCGGTATTGTATCAGCAGGACGCGACCCGAAAACAGGCGAAAATCATATGCCGAAGCTTGAGACAGTACGTTTGACAATTCCCCGACGAGTTTATACCTATAAGCACATGGATGTTGTAGCGGATTCGGTTGTAAGACTTTATAAACATAAAGAAGATATTCGTCCTTTGAAATTTGTATATGAGCCAAAACAGCTGAGATTCTTTACCGCAAGATTTGCTTACGCAGATTAAAAGATAAAAATAAACTAAACTTCATAATTCGGTAGTATATCAAAATCTGATAATTACCGAATTATGTTTATCTTCTGTTGTAATATGTTTTAATTAAAAATAAAATATTTTATCTAAATTAAAAACAAAACTAAGGAGAAAACATTGGGTAATGAAAAAAAATTTCAATCAAAATGGGGATTTATTCTTTCATGCGTAGGTTCTGCCGTCGGTATGGCTAATGTATGGGGATTCCCATACCGAATGGCGGCCAATGGAGGAGGGGCTTTTCTTTTAGTATATATTCTTTTTGTTGCTCTTTTTAGTTATGTAGGTTTATCTGCGGAATACGGGGTAGGAAGAAGATCGGGAACAGGAACCTTGGGGTCATATAGATTCGCTTGGTCGACGCGCAATCAAGGAACGGTCGGATCTGTTATAGCTTGGCTTCCTTTAGCAGGCTCAATGTGTATTGCAATAGGATATGCAGTTATTGTTGCTTTAGTTCTGAAAGGTTTGGTTACTTCGGTTTCTGGTTCTTTATTCAGCTATACTTCGCAAGTTGTAGACGGAGTAACAAAATCCGGTTCTGAAATTTGGTTTGGTGAAAGCGCTTTTACTCCTTATGGATTACTTCCGTATCACATTGTTATTGTAATCGGAACACTTTTGACGCTTGTCTTAGGGGCAAAGAGTATTGAAAAAACAAATAAAGTAATGATGCCCTTATTCTTTATCCTTTTTTTAATTCTTGCTGTTCGTGTTTCTTTTTTACCGAATGTGGGAGAAGGATACAAGTATATGTTTATTCCGCGTTGGGAATATCTTGCAAAACCTTCAACCTATATTTGGGCAATGGGACAAGCATTCTTTTCTCTGTCAATTACCGGCAGCGGAATGATTGTGTATGGAGCTTATTTGCCTGAAACGGAAGATTTAGTCGGCGGGGCAATACAAACTGCACTTTTCGATGCTTTAGCGGCAATTATTGCGGCATTGGTTATTATTCCTGCAACGTTTTCGTTTAATGCAGAGGAAATAGCCGAAGTTGTTGCCGCAGGAGGAAGTATCCATGAGGTTGTAAACAAGGGTCCGGGGCTTCTCTTTATAACTTTGCCTGAATTATTAAAAACAATTCCGATGGGGCGCTTTTTTGCGATTGTATTGTTTTTAGCCGTAACTTTTGCCGGCATTACTTCCCTACAAAACATGTTTGAGGTTGTAGGAGAATCACTCATGCATCGATTCCCAAAACTTAAGCGAAATGCAATGTTAACTCTTCTTGCGGTAATCTGTTTAGGAATAGGAATAAACATGGAAGCCATTTATCAATGGGGATCGTGGATGGATATTATATCAATTTACATTATTCCGATCGGAGCGGTTCTGGGCGGTTTTTCATGGTTCTGGGTTTGGGAAAAAGATGATATGATGAAAGAAATTAACAAAGGTGCTGCACGGCAAATAGGAAGTTCATGGTTAAACCTTGGAAAATATCTCTATGTGCCCCTTGCGATTATTATTTGTGTTGCAGGCTTCTTTACCGGAGGCTTTTAAGCATAGGCTTTTACTGTTGAGACAAGGCAAGCGGATTATTTTAATTTGCTTGCCTTTTTTATTTTAAAATGAGATGTGTTCAAAAAGAAAGGGTGAGACTTTGCTACAGTCTTCCTGAGGGACGGAGTGCAATTCAATGCATAAGCGAAAAAAGCACTTAACACTATGGTAAGTTTGCTCACCGTTGCGCCGTGTCGGGCTCCTTTTTAATAAAATTGTATGGAAAACATCGGACACGCCAAAGCATCTTGTCCAGTAAAAAACTAAAATCGATGGGCTTAATGTCGGCTGCACATTGTTTGTGCGCTTTTATTAAAGGCTTGAAGAAGGCTCTATTTTTTGCTATACTGCATACGTTATGGAAGAAATTACAACCCCTGAGGGCGGAATCCTTATCCCTATTCCGATCGAAACTGAAGTAAAAAGAGCCTACATCGATTATTCAATGTCTGTTATCGTCAGCCGAGCATTGCCGGATGTGCGGGACGGTTTAAAGCCTGTTCATCGGCGTATTTTGTACTCAATGGAAGAAAAAGGTTTACGATATTCGGGGCCGACAAGAAAGTGTGCAAAAATTGTCGGTGATGTGCTTGGAAGTTATCATCCGCACGGAGACGCCTCTGTGTATGATGCGCTTGTTCGATTGGGACAGGACTTTTCTCTTCGGTATCCGGTTATTCACCCTCAAGGAAATTTCGGTACTATCGGCGGAGACCCCGCAGCTGCTTATCGTTACACGGAAGCAAAAATGGCAAAAATTGCCGAATCAATGGTCGAGGATATAAAAAAAGAAACTGTTGATTTTATTTCAAACTTTGACGATTCTACAAAAGAGCCGACGGTTCTGCCCGCAAAATTTCCTTTTTTACTTGCAAACGGTTCAAGCGGTATTGCGGTCGGTATGGCAACAAATATGCCGCCGCATAATTTACGCGAAATTGCTTCCGCTATCTCGGCATATATTGATAATCCGGAAATTACAATTGATGAGCTTTGCAAGCATATAAAAGGTCCCGATTTTCCCACCGGCGGTACTATTTTCGGTAAAAAGGGAATCCGCCAAGCATATAAAACAGGGCGCGGAAAGATTCTTGTCCGCGGTCGATTTACCATTGAGGTTGATAAAAAAGGGAAAGAAACAATTATCTTTACCGAAGTTCCTTATCAGGTAAATACCACAAATCTTGTTACAAGAATAGGCGAGCTTGCGCGTAACAAGGTGATTGACGGTATTGCAAATGTCAATGACGAGACATCGGATCGCACCGGTTTGCGTATTGTTATTGAATTAAAACGGGGTGCAATTACCAAAGTTGTGCTCAATCAGCTTTTTGCAAAAACAGTCTTACAATCATCGTTTGGTGTTATAAATCTTGCGCTTGTAGAGGGGCGTCCTCAAACTCTTACCTTAAAAGATTTAGTGAGGTGTTTTGTAAATCATCGAATTGAGGTTGTTACCAGAAGAACCCGATTTGATTTGCGAAAAGCCGAAGAGCGTGCGCATATTTTGCGAGCGTTAATTGTAGCGATTGACAATATCGATGAAGTAATTGCGATTATTCGCTCTTCCGCCGATACACCGACTGCAAAACTGAACTTGATGAAGCGGTTTGGTTTTGATGAAGTTCAATCGCAAGCAATCGTAGACATGCAGTTGAAGCGCTTAACAAACTTGGAAATAAAGGATTTGCGTAAAGAATTGGAGGAATTAGAGATTCTTATTGCGCATCTTAAAGACTTGCTTGAGCATCCGGAAAAAATTCGTGCACTGGTAAAAGATGAAACAAATGAAATCGCTGATAAATTCGGCGATGAGCGCAGAACCGATATTGTGGCCGATGAGGTTGAAGAGTTGAATATCGAAGACCTAATTCAAAAAGAAGAGATGGTGATTTTGATTTCAAACCTTGGCTATATTAAAAGAATCCCCGTTTCAGCATACAAGAGTCAAAATAGAGGCGGAAAAGGTTCAAACTCCGCAAATCTTGCAGAAGATGATTTTATTGACCAAATATTTACCGCCTCAACTCATGATTATATTATGTTTATTACGAACGAGGGAAAGGCTTATTGGCTCAAAGTTCATGAAATCCCCGAAGCAAGCAGAACAAGCCGAGGATCGCATATTAAATCGTTACTTTCCGTGTCGGGAGATGAAGAAATAACGGCGGTTGTTTCGTTAAAAGAATTTTCAGATTCTACATATTTATTGATGGCGACTGCTGCAGGTGTGGTAAAAAAAGTTACAACCGATAATTTTCAGAATGCAAAAACGCGCGGTATTATCGCTATTAAACTTGATGACGGCGATAAACTGGTCAGTGCCATATTGACAACCGGAAAAGATGAAATCATGCTTATTACGCGGCATGCACAAGCGCTGCGCATGACGGAAGAAGAAATCAGACCGCTTGGTAGAGCTTCGCGCGGAGTTGCGGGAATAAAACTTGCGCAAGGTGATGAATTGACCGGCGCACTTCGCGTTGCGGATAATCAAAAAATGTTGATAATGACTGAAAACGGTTACGGAAAACGTGTGGAATTCTCGGAATTTACTCCGCACGGAAGAGCAACCGGCGGACAAAGAATTTACACTCTGTCTGAAAAAACCGGAGAGGTTGTGGGACTTCTTACTGTTTTGGATGATGATGAGGTTGTCTGCATAACCGGACAGGGCAAAACTATTCGCGTCAACGTTGATTCCATCAGTATTATGGGAAGATCGGCGCAAGGTGTAAGAGTTCTTGACATTGAAAGCCCTGATATTCTGATTGGACTTGATGTTGTTGCAAGGGAAACAAACGAAGAAATTGGACAAACATCTTCGGAGAAAGCAATAAATACGGAACTCGATCTGGACGGAAGCGATTCCTAATCTTCTTTATGAGTCAAAAAAGCCGGCAATTGTGCCGGTTTTTTTATTGATACACGCCTAAGTTTTAAGAAAATACTTTTGCCTGTTCCTAAAGATAAGAAAAGTAATACTGTTAAATGATTTAATTCAAAAAAACACAGTCTAAAAATGTTTCACGTGAAACATTTTGATGGAGTGTAACAGTTATTTAATTTGACAAGGCAATTATTTTTAATTCATCTTATACAAAATCCTAAAAACTTTTATAAAAGAGACCGACACAACGCAACGGTGGGCAATTTACCATAGGAATGCAAAATCTGATTTTGACATTCGTGCCAAAACAACACCTGTGAGTTTTAAAAGCACTTGAAAAGAGTTGTGCTTTTAAAACATCGTTTCTGCATGGAAGCATCGCCATTCGTGGCTATTACTTCGGGAATGTTTAATTGGGTAAGCTTTATTATCGATGTATTTTCTAATAGTAACTTAATCACGAAACGTTATAATAGGGTAGCGATCTTTTGATATCTCAATTAGTTTTTTCGTTCATTTAACACAAATTGTAAAAAAAATTTATAAAAGAGAGCCAACATAAAACAATGGAAACAACTTATTAGAGGAATACTAAATCAGAGAATAATTCTATTAGTATAACAGTAACTTAATTACAAAGCATAATTAGTAATAGGAAAAGAAGGGGAGTTTTATTCTAAAAAGAAAAGTATTTAAAAACTGAAACTAATAGAGAGTAGATTCTCTTTTCGATTTCTTTTTTTTGGTGTTTTAATTTTTAAATAAATGGATTATTATTGTGGATAAGTTGTGTTTAAATTTTTTCTGTTCAGAGAATTTAGCAGATAATGTTTCACGTGAAACATTATCTGCTAAATAAATAAAAAGATTTCTGCTTAAAAGGTTGAAATTATTGCGTATTTGAGGTGTATTTAATGATTTTTTAATCTTATAAAATAAATATAAAAAAGTATTGAATTTTTTAATTGTGGATAACTTGTTAATAAAATATTCTGAATTAACAATATTCTGCTGTAAAAAAGAAAAAGATGGCTGAAGTAGTAAAAATCTCTTTATTTTCACGGAATTATACCTAATTTTCATTGATAATTTTCGATGTTCTGTCTTCTTGTAAAGTTCTGTCTACCAGATATGTTTTTATAAAATTTTTATATTTCTGAATATCTTGTGGATAACTTGTTAAAATTTTATGAAAAGATGTGGAAAATATGTTTTTATTGAGGGTATCAATGACCAGCGAATTGTATCTTACTCTTACGCGTGTGAACGCCCTGCCTGCATAATGGCAGGCGGTCTGCGGATTTGGTATTCCTATGGTAAATTATTCACCCTTGCGAAATTCCAAACGATGTTTTAAAGCATCAACATAAAACTGTAAAATTGAAGTTTAAAAACTCGTTGGCAAAGTTAAAGTAAATTTTCAAAACTTCGCCCTTGTGCCGTGTCGGGCTCATTTTTTATACAATTGTTTACGGTTCGTATGATTAAAAAGTCTTGCTCTTGTTGTGTTTTTCTCTTGCTTTGTTGCGGCTCTATCAGTAAAATGGTATTCTTATAGAAGAAGGAGTTTGCAATGACGAAAAAATCTTTTCGGCAAGTTGCTGCCGGCATTCCGTGGTGGCTGGTGATTATAAGTTTTTTAGGGCTTTATTTTTTGGTTGCGGCATTAGTAAATGAATCGTATCGCAGTATATTTTTTGCCGTGGCAAGCGGACTTATCACAACACTTTTGGTTGCGATAGTTGCATACATCCTTTCAATATTTTTCGGCCTGCTTTTGGGGCTTGCCCGTGCCTCGCATATCCGCTGGCTGAAAGAGCTTGTCACCGTATACATTGAGCTGGTGCGCGGGCTGCCGATGCTTGTTATCCTCTATTATATTGCCTTTGTTGCAGTTCCCGCGATCTCCTCCGTTTTGAATGCGGTTTTCGCACCGTTAATCAATGCGGAAATTATGGAGGGCTTTTCGCCTCGAAGTTTCAGCTTTGCGCTGCGGGCAATTATCGCTTTAGTACTCGGCTATTCCGCC contains these protein-coding regions:
- the dnaN gene encoding DNA polymerase III subunit beta — encoded protein: MKFTFDKDVFLKELAIAQEIISNKTAISILSNVLLTAKEGSLILKATDIKVNFETKIPVDIQEEGSTTVFCDKFVSVISSLPQGEIEITEKDQKLIITSVAKKAKFQLRTISDNDFPVFSEPDNIQFFEINTKDFKEMIEQTVFSVSDDETRYFMNGVYMEKKNENLIFVATDGRRLAYIEKNFGITIPDFKGIIIPPKILSIINRRTQNEGSIAIGVGEKNIFFNFGSYKFSSVLIDGQFPNYDKVIPENQDKSFEIEKSELTDALKRVALLVEQKTRRIFFNLNSGSLIISSEENELGQAKEEIPCQYEGDEIVMALNYLYVEEPLKVINSDRIKIEFTDPMRAITLRAEPNKDFFHIIMPMQIE
- the recF gene encoding DNA replication/repair protein RecF (All proteins in this family for which functions are known are DNA-binding proteins that assist the filamentation of RecA onto DNA for the initiation of recombination or recombinational repair.); the encoded protein is MPFLTISLVNFRNLSNKPIDLSAPEVFLIGKNGQGKTNLLESLYIASYGNSFRTRTDSEIYTTGTNEYSIRAMYKAEKTDSISIISKNGKKQIEKNLKKIRSRKDLVNAIPCVLFFHNDLDFVVGSPERRRFFIDQSLSMYNPFYLDLLQKYTVLLKTKNKEIKEQKRVLLDSLDVQIASVGFEIISYRKKTIDEFNTIFSDIYEKVSGIDNVRIEYKPSWKHSSAEEVMAHLAARREKDILLGTCMSGPHRDKIHFVRNNELFISTASTGQLRLISLVLRTAQALFFTKITGKLPILLMDDVLLELDPDKRKSFTDLLPKYDQLFCTFLPGEPYKKYAKEKTLIYFVSNGEFHAE
- a CDS encoding DUF721 domain-containing protein, whose amino-acid sequence is MQNKIKKIADLIIPATKQIECFYESDALQAYNAWVEIVGENIASHSELTDIKNGQAIITVDHSGWSQQILLKKEKILEIFTKKYPQLNITGLSIFVKSEIKDEYKKERKFYKPSAKEIKEFENDEIKKDLPPELKKKFKSLKKAIQKSYKKE
- a CDS encoding ISNCY family transposase, encoding MKLFMSIDQITRGHVIANCLEGRCTVQQAALRLNLSRRRVQQLKKAFKEKGLAAMLHGNSQRPSAKKTSKEIEQRLLALRSDPALSKSNFLHFHEIVTEEYQLQLSYSTLRRILLSHGICSPKKRRTRKKVHKTRERRACFGELLQVDATPFPWFGGKEKSALHAFIDDARGMITGLYLCKNECLLGYLEVLRQTLENYGLPAALYPDKCSVFFVNAKKQLSIEEQLQGTEEQVTQFGKIIKYLGIDMFPAHSSQAKGRVERLWQTLQSRLPVEFARRGITTIEQANQFLKEYIGIFNKQFGVSACDSYSMFVPTPKTLDLDKLLSSVITRKLSSGSTISIKNHLFKIEQNKFGAGTTVNVLISQKHGIRALIHDEFYPIVPLDDIYRTDTVGRTGDLPQVVIDLIYEFLLKDAKAG
- a CDS encoding tyrosine phenol-lyase; this translates as MNPLDLSQYPAEPFKIKAVEPVAVISKEMREKAMAEAGYNTFNLRSEDCYIDLLTDSGTNAMSDQQWAGIMIGDEAYAGSRNWLYLESTIKELMGFAHVVPTHQGRGAENILSTIAIKPGQYVAGNMYFTTTRYHQERNGGIFVDIIRDEAHDAGLNVPFKGNIDLKKLENLIKEKGAENIAYICLAVTVNLAGGQPVSMENMRAVREITKKHGVKVFYDATRCVENAYFIKEQEEGYQNKSIKEIVHEMFSYSDGATMSGKKDCITNIGGFLALNDDELFGKAKEIVVVFEGMPSYGGMTGRDMQAMAVGLRESVQDEYIEYRVKQVRYLGNLLLAEKIPIIEPIGGHAVFLDARRFCPHLKQEQFPAQSLAASLYMDSGVRSMERGIVSAGRDPKTGENHMPKLETVRLTIPRRVYTYKHMDVVADSVVRLYKHKEDIRPLKFVYEPKQLRFFTARFAYAD
- a CDS encoding sodium-dependent transporter, whose protein sequence is MGNEKKFQSKWGFILSCVGSAVGMANVWGFPYRMAANGGGAFLLVYILFVALFSYVGLSAEYGVGRRSGTGTLGSYRFAWSTRNQGTVGSVIAWLPLAGSMCIAIGYAVIVALVLKGLVTSVSGSLFSYTSQVVDGVTKSGSEIWFGESAFTPYGLLPYHIVIVIGTLLTLVLGAKSIEKTNKVMMPLFFILFLILAVRVSFLPNVGEGYKYMFIPRWEYLAKPSTYIWAMGQAFFSLSITGSGMIVYGAYLPETEDLVGGAIQTALFDALAAIIAALVIIPATFSFNAEEIAEVVAAGGSIHEVVNKGPGLLFITLPELLKTIPMGRFFAIVLFLAVTFAGITSLQNMFEVVGESLMHRFPKLKRNAMLTLLAVICLGIGINMEAIYQWGSWMDIISIYIIPIGAVLGGFSWFWVWEKDDMMKEINKGAARQIGSSWLNLGKYLYVPLAIIICVAGFFTGGF